The proteins below come from a single Oscillospiraceae bacterium genomic window:
- the rfbB gene encoding dTDP-glucose 4,6-dehydratase: protein MKTYLVTGCAGFIGSNFVHYMLGKYEDIRLINLDKLTYAGNLENLQDIEDDARHIFVQGDICDKALVTDLIAKYDPDYVINFAAESHVDRSIKNPEIFVESNVLGTVNLLQCCKDAWYDAAAKTWKEGKKYLQVSTDEVYGALGAEGYFMETTPLCPHSPYSASKASADMFVKAFHDTYGMPMNITRCSNNYGPYQFPEKLIPLLINNAKQHKTLPVYGDGMQIRDWLYVMDHCKAIDMVANGGKDGEVYNVGGHNERPNIFIVKTVIAQLHDRLKDEGISEELITHVADRLGHDRRYGIDPTKIKEDLGWYPETPFEKGIVLTIDWYLAHPDWMAHVTSGDYQKYYEQMYKNK, encoded by the coding sequence ATGAAGACTTATCTCGTAACCGGCTGTGCCGGCTTTATCGGCTCTAACTTTGTCCACTATATGCTGGGAAAGTATGAGGACATCCGCCTCATCAACCTCGACAAGCTGACCTATGCCGGCAACCTCGAGAACCTGCAGGACATCGAGGATGACGCCCGTCACATCTTTGTGCAGGGCGACATCTGCGACAAAGCGCTCGTCACCGACCTGATTGCTAAGTACGATCCGGATTATGTCATCAACTTTGCAGCCGAAAGCCATGTTGACCGCAGCATCAAAAACCCCGAGATATTTGTCGAGAGCAATGTGCTGGGCACCGTGAACCTGCTGCAGTGCTGCAAGGACGCATGGTATGATGCCGCCGCAAAGACGTGGAAAGAGGGCAAGAAGTACCTGCAGGTTTCCACCGATGAGGTCTACGGCGCGCTGGGTGCCGAGGGCTACTTTATGGAGACCACCCCGCTGTGCCCCCACAGCCCCTACTCTGCCTCCAAGGCCAGCGCGGACATGTTCGTCAAGGCGTTCCACGACACCTACGGCATGCCGATGAACATTACCCGCTGCTCCAACAACTACGGCCCCTATCAGTTCCCCGAGAAGCTGATCCCGCTGCTCATCAACAATGCCAAGCAGCATAAGACGCTGCCCGTCTACGGCGATGGTATGCAGATCCGCGACTGGCTGTACGTCATGGATCACTGCAAGGCTATCGATATGGTCGCCAATGGCGGCAAGGACGGCGAGGTCTACAATGTGGGCGGCCATAACGAGCGCCCCAACATCTTCATCGTCAAGACCGTCATTGCCCAGCTGCATGACCGCCTGAAGGACGAGGGTATCAGCGAGGAGCTGATTACCCATGTTGCCGACCGCCTCGGCCATGACCGCCGCTACGGCATCGACCCGACCAAGATCAAGGAGGATCTGGGCTGGTACCCCGAGACCCCGTTTGAGAAGGGCATTGTGCTGACCATCGACTGGTATCTGGCCCACCCCGACTGGATGGCCCATGTCACCAGCGGCGATTACCAGAAATACTACGAGCAGATGTACAAGAATAAGTAA
- a CDS encoding Lrp/AsnC family transcriptional regulator yields MEELLRILEKNARMPIEDIAAMLDKTPEEIAAMMDEAAAKGYIRGYETLVDWEQAGVNLVEAVIELRVTPHKARGFDDIGMTIAQFDEVDTVLLMSGSYDLQVIIKGRSFQEIAIFVAKRLSPLDDVLSTATSFVLRPYKRGGRLYLAEEPDERECTVL; encoded by the coding sequence ATGGAAGAATTGCTCCGTATTCTGGAAAAGAACGCCCGCATGCCGATTGAGGACATCGCGGCGATGCTGGATAAGACCCCCGAGGAGATCGCCGCCATGATGGACGAGGCCGCCGCCAAGGGCTACATCCGCGGGTATGAAACGCTGGTGGACTGGGAACAGGCCGGCGTCAATCTGGTGGAGGCTGTCATCGAGCTGCGTGTGACCCCCCACAAGGCCCGCGGCTTTGACGACATCGGTATGACCATCGCCCAGTTTGACGAGGTGGATACCGTGCTGCTGATGAGCGGCAGCTACGACCTGCAGGTCATCATCAAGGGCCGCAGCTTTCAGGAAATTGCGATCTTCGTGGCCAAGCGCCTCTCCCCGCTGGACGATGTGCTCTCCACCGCCACCAGCTTTGTGCTGCGCCCCTACAAGCGCGGCGGCCGGCTGTATCTGGCCGAAGAACCCGATGAAAGAGAGTGTACCGTCCTGTGA
- a CDS encoding aminotransferase class I/II-fold pyridoxal phosphate-dependent enzyme, producing the protein MNYDELLAPAAKAMRPSGIRKFFDLAADMPHCISLGVGEPDFKTPWSVRDAGIRSLELGRTKYTANAGLKELRNEICSYLGRRFDLHYKEENVLVTVGGSEAIDLIIRAVVQPGDEVIIPEPCFVCYEPITQLTGGVPVHIATRAEDQFRLTADQLRAAITPRTKLLIFPYPNNPTGAVMSADEMEKIAAVLRETNVLVLSDEIYSELTYGLDRHVSIASLPGMAERTVVVNGFSKSYAMTGWRLGYAAGPAPLIKVMTKIHQSCIMSAPTTSQYAAVTALRQCDDQIEMMRDEYNRRRRYVVKALNDMGLTCFEPRGAFYVFPSIQISGLTSSEFCERLLREKEVAIIPGSAFGASGEGYARISYAYSVDHLQIAMKRIREFLSENGWTK; encoded by the coding sequence ATGAACTACGATGAACTGCTTGCCCCTGCCGCCAAGGCGATGCGCCCGTCCGGCATCCGCAAGTTCTTTGATCTGGCAGCCGATATGCCCCACTGCATCTCGCTGGGCGTCGGGGAGCCGGACTTTAAAACGCCGTGGAGCGTCCGCGATGCAGGCATCCGCAGCCTTGAGCTGGGCCGCACCAAGTACACAGCCAACGCCGGCCTGAAGGAGCTGCGCAATGAGATCTGCAGCTACCTTGGCCGCCGCTTTGACCTGCACTATAAAGAGGAAAATGTCCTTGTCACGGTCGGCGGCAGTGAGGCCATCGACCTGATCATCCGCGCGGTGGTCCAGCCCGGGGACGAGGTCATCATTCCCGAGCCCTGCTTTGTCTGCTATGAGCCGATCACCCAGCTGACCGGCGGCGTGCCGGTGCATATTGCCACCCGCGCCGAGGATCAGTTCCGCCTGACTGCCGACCAGCTGCGGGCGGCCATCACGCCGCGGACAAAGCTGCTGATCTTCCCGTATCCCAACAACCCCACCGGTGCCGTCATGAGCGCCGACGAGATGGAGAAGATCGCCGCCGTCCTGCGCGAGACGAACGTGCTGGTGCTGTCGGACGAGATTTACTCCGAACTGACCTACGGGCTCGACCGCCATGTGTCCATTGCATCGCTGCCCGGCATGGCCGAGCGCACCGTTGTCGTCAACGGCTTCTCCAAATCCTACGCCATGACCGGCTGGCGTCTTGGCTATGCCGCAGGCCCCGCGCCGCTCATCAAGGTCATGACCAAGATCCACCAGAGCTGCATCATGTCGGCCCCGACCACCAGCCAGTATGCGGCGGTCACGGCGCTGCGCCAGTGTGATGACCAGATCGAGATGATGCGGGACGAGTACAACCGCCGCCGCCGTTATGTGGTCAAGGCGCTCAACGACATGGGCCTGACCTGCTTTGAGCCGCGCGGCGCGTTCTATGTGTTCCCCTCGATCCAGATCAGCGGCCTGACGAGCAGTGAATTCTGTGAGCGGTTGCTGCGTGAAAAAGAGGTTGCCATTATCCCCGGCTCGGCGTTCGGTGCCTCCGGCGAGGGGTACGCCCGCATCAGCTATGCCTACAGCGTGGATCATCTGCAGATCGCAATGAAGCGCATCCGCGAATTTTTGAGCGAAAACGGCTGGACGAAGTAA
- the ispE gene encoding 4-(cytidine 5'-diphospho)-2-C-methyl-D-erythritol kinase yields the protein MQYRSVTVLAPAKLNLSLDVVGTLPNGYHDLDMVMQTIDLYEKITLRRSHDLTLNLPGSFVPANDKNTAVKAALAFFAYTGLLAGVDMTIYKRVPVRAGMAGGSADAAGVLVGLNELYGAKLSMSELCAIGAGIGADVPFALMGGTCRVRGVGDLMKALPPCPDCWFVVAMPSVGVSTPEAFARYDTMGSPVHPDCEAQEQAIRKNDLPGVCAAAGNALEHCSGADETPAICKTLRAHGAVTAQMTGSGAAVFGIFDRQDAARKAVAALKSSYRQVYLCKPTRGGPFVTARRLFGAKK from the coding sequence ATGCAATACCGTTCTGTGACGGTGCTGGCCCCGGCCAAGCTGAATCTGTCGCTGGATGTCGTGGGCACGCTGCCCAACGGCTACCATGATCTGGATATGGTCATGCAGACCATTGACCTGTATGAAAAAATCACGCTGCGCCGCAGCCATGACCTGACGCTGAATCTGCCCGGCAGCTTTGTGCCGGCCAACGATAAAAACACCGCTGTCAAGGCCGCGCTGGCCTTCTTTGCCTATACCGGCCTGCTGGCGGGCGTGGATATGACGATCTACAAGCGGGTACCGGTGCGGGCCGGCATGGCCGGCGGCAGTGCCGATGCCGCCGGGGTGCTGGTCGGCCTGAACGAGCTGTACGGCGCAAAGCTTTCGATGAGCGAACTCTGCGCCATCGGCGCGGGCATCGGCGCGGACGTGCCGTTTGCCCTGATGGGCGGCACCTGCCGTGTGCGCGGCGTGGGCGATCTGATGAAAGCCCTGCCGCCCTGCCCGGACTGCTGGTTTGTGGTGGCGATGCCCAGCGTGGGCGTTTCCACCCCCGAAGCCTTTGCCCGCTATGACACGATGGGCAGCCCTGTCCACCCTGACTGCGAGGCACAGGAGCAAGCCATCCGCAAAAACGACCTGCCCGGCGTCTGCGCGGCGGCCGGCAATGCGCTCGAGCATTGCTCCGGTGCGGACGAAACACCCGCCATCTGCAAAACGCTGCGGGCGCATGGTGCCGTGACAGCCCAGATGACAGGCAGCGGTGCGGCCGTCTTTGGCATCTTTGACAGGCAGGACGCCGCCCGCAAGGCCGTGGCCGCCCTCAAAAGCAGCTACCGGCAGGTCTATCTCTGCAAGCCGACCCGCGGCGGCCCCTTCGTGACGGCCCGCCGCCTGTTCGGCGCAAAAAAGTGA
- a CDS encoding stage II sporulation protein R, which yields MTKHTRRVLELGAGLALALTVVLTAYADWHQRTAARVRADTVRLHILANSDTWDDQLLKLQVRDAVLAALPPAVTQAQSPQQAVRALQTALPALQAAADSALHRAHSPQTAALRLESHDFSARDYGSFSLPGGEYTALRIELGTAQGRNWFCVLYPSLCISGSTAAYPGADENALVFGRFEVRLAVADFIGRLASPAGEAVSGLPAD from the coding sequence ATGACGAAGCATACCCGCCGCGTGCTGGAGCTGGGCGCCGGTCTGGCGCTGGCACTGACTGTTGTACTTACCGCCTATGCCGATTGGCACCAACGCACCGCCGCCCGGGTGCGGGCCGACACCGTGCGGCTGCACATCCTGGCCAACAGCGATACATGGGATGACCAGTTGTTGAAATTACAGGTGCGGGATGCCGTGCTGGCTGCCCTGCCGCCCGCCGTGACGCAGGCGCAAAGCCCGCAGCAGGCTGTCCGGGCGCTGCAGACGGCGCTGCCCGCTTTGCAGGCTGCAGCCGACAGCGCCCTGCACCGCGCCCACAGCCCGCAAACGGCCGCCCTGCGGCTGGAGAGCCACGACTTTTCTGCCCGCGATTACGGCAGCTTTTCTCTGCCCGGCGGGGAGTACACCGCCCTGCGCATAGAGCTGGGCACCGCGCAGGGCCGCAACTGGTTCTGCGTGCTTTATCCCTCGCTCTGCATTTCCGGCAGCACCGCCGCCTACCCCGGCGCCGATGAAAACGCGCTGGTGTTCGGCCGGTTTGAGGTAAGACTGGCGGTTGCGGACTTTATAGGCAGATTGGCTTCCCCCGCGGGGGAAGCTGTCAGCGGCTTGCCCGCTGACTGA
- a CDS encoding PD-(D/E)XK nuclease family protein — translation MLNFILGPSGSGKSHTMLAALRARAARGERSILIVPEQFTSSTEGQLYRTLGDSLSAYVESYSFTSLAEALLRRYGGAAVPTLTEAGRALLLRRAADSLLDKVVYYSRQRRSAAFCEKAAQTVSELKSAGVTPEMLAEYAKAPGADREKLDELALIYAAYEGLLAQSAMDPGDRQQRAAERLDAAFFAGRAVYIDEFDTFNAPKRALLAAMLPVADVTVCLCCDGEQDRDGGMGLFSGAKNVVNTLKRMAAEAGVPTHTELLTEDRRHADAPALAELGLLLADPAYTPEAVVDPAHPAITYHAAASRQAEAKAVAAEIAARARQGTPYSRMAVICRNAEQYLAPLRYEFRLQGIPLFCDEATTPENTAPARAVHAALELLRGVSSRSVLRLLKTGLVDLPESQQCALENYAYTWQLTAADWREPFTRSAAGYDGHDSEQDRQVLADAECARAFLMERLADFVPKAAGAPAAALTKQIFLFLQSLGAEKALESLAEKLRAEGRLPEADEILREWNVVMGLLDQLARLLGSEKLPPAEYAELFTLLLRTTDMGHIPQSLDSVIVTTAGRMRLPETDAVFVVGLLEGEFPQTPGDQGLLTHADRDIMMEQGAELPDCFANKVLREGICFYKALTVARSYLWLSWPAAAHAEDAAPASAALAPILQYLQVPPCTPTAVQLAAAPAAALDVLGMLSQDPDRQCAGAAVRAVLDADPALAPAYAAVRRAVDTAGAEQRVADTAALEALLGRGLRISPTRFEKYQSCPFGYFLQYIIKAAPRKKAELAPNISGTLTHWVLENALRRRGEAFKTLTPEEVEALVDALVDEYVAENLPGMTVRMDYLIGRIRRNLVGLLGFIQRDLRQSGFRPVAFELRIDDRPDAENPDAPRIDPVQLADGAGHTVRIVGTVDRVDAMPLEKRGKTYLRVVDYKTGGKEFKLKEVYYGLDCQMLLYLFTLERNAQTAFPGATAAGVEYLLADPAPESVDRRELTEEADPAPTYPMNGLLLDDESIYRAMDTKGTGEFVPLSFSTKTGKVLNSKSTLADEAKLGRIRDHLDGLLIDMAENLYSGRIDAEPLCPGGGKSPCTYCDFRCACTHRDGEHERTISIKDDPFAE, via the coding sequence ATGCTAAACTTCATCTTGGGCCCCTCCGGCTCGGGCAAATCGCATACCATGCTGGCCGCCCTGCGCGCACGCGCGGCGCGGGGGGAGCGCAGCATCCTTATCGTGCCGGAGCAGTTTACCTCCTCCACCGAGGGGCAGCTCTACCGCACGCTGGGGGACAGCCTTTCCGCCTATGTCGAAAGCTACTCCTTCACCTCGCTGGCGGAGGCCCTGCTGCGCCGCTACGGCGGGGCGGCCGTGCCCACCCTGACCGAGGCGGGCCGTGCCCTGCTGCTGCGCCGGGCGGCGGATTCGCTGCTGGACAAGGTCGTGTACTACAGCCGCCAGCGGCGCAGCGCCGCCTTCTGCGAGAAGGCGGCCCAGACCGTCAGCGAGCTGAAAAGCGCCGGTGTCACGCCGGAAATGCTGGCAGAGTATGCAAAGGCCCCCGGGGCCGACCGCGAAAAGCTGGATGAACTGGCCCTGATCTATGCCGCGTATGAGGGGCTGCTGGCCCAGAGCGCCATGGACCCCGGCGACCGCCAGCAGCGCGCGGCGGAGCGGCTGGACGCAGCCTTCTTTGCGGGGCGCGCCGTGTACATTGACGAGTTTGATACCTTTAATGCGCCGAAGCGCGCCCTGCTGGCGGCCATGCTGCCGGTGGCCGATGTAACGGTCTGCCTTTGCTGTGACGGCGAGCAGGACCGGGACGGCGGCATGGGGCTGTTCAGCGGTGCCAAAAATGTGGTCAATACCCTCAAGCGGATGGCCGCAGAGGCTGGTGTGCCCACCCATACCGAGCTGCTGACCGAGGACCGCCGCCATGCCGATGCCCCGGCGTTGGCCGAGCTGGGCCTGCTGCTGGCGGACCCTGCCTATACGCCGGAGGCCGTGGTCGATCCGGCGCATCCGGCCATTACCTACCACGCGGCGGCGTCCCGTCAGGCCGAGGCCAAGGCGGTGGCCGCCGAGATCGCGGCCCGCGCGCGGCAGGGCACCCCCTACAGCCGCATGGCGGTCATATGCCGCAATGCGGAGCAGTACCTTGCCCCGCTGCGGTATGAGTTCCGTCTGCAGGGCATACCGCTTTTCTGCGATGAGGCCACTACCCCCGAAAACACTGCCCCGGCGCGGGCGGTCCATGCCGCGCTGGAGCTTTTGCGCGGCGTGTCGAGCCGCAGTGTGCTGCGCCTGCTCAAGACCGGGCTGGTCGATCTGCCGGAAAGCCAGCAGTGTGCCCTTGAAAACTACGCTTACACATGGCAGCTGACCGCCGCCGATTGGCGGGAGCCCTTTACCCGCAGTGCGGCGGGGTATGACGGCCATGACTCCGAGCAGGACCGGCAGGTGCTGGCCGATGCCGAGTGCGCCCGCGCCTTCCTTATGGAGCGGCTGGCGGACTTTGTACCCAAGGCGGCCGGCGCCCCCGCAGCGGCACTGACCAAGCAGATCTTCCTGTTTTTGCAGTCCCTCGGGGCTGAGAAGGCGCTTGAGAGCCTTGCCGAGAAGCTGCGCGCAGAGGGCCGCCTGCCCGAGGCGGATGAGATCCTGCGCGAATGGAATGTCGTTATGGGGCTGCTTGACCAGCTTGCCCGGCTGCTGGGCAGTGAAAAGCTGCCCCCTGCTGAGTACGCCGAGCTTTTTACGCTTCTGCTGCGCACGACAGACATGGGGCATATCCCCCAGAGCCTTGACAGTGTGATCGTGACAACGGCGGGCCGTATGCGCCTGCCCGAGACCGATGCCGTCTTTGTGGTCGGCCTGCTGGAGGGGGAGTTCCCCCAGACGCCCGGCGATCAGGGCCTGCTGACCCACGCCGACCGTGACATTATGATGGAGCAGGGCGCCGAGCTGCCCGACTGCTTTGCCAACAAGGTCCTGCGCGAGGGGATCTGCTTTTACAAGGCGCTGACTGTGGCACGCAGCTATCTGTGGCTCAGCTGGCCCGCAGCGGCCCATGCCGAGGATGCCGCCCCCGCCAGCGCTGCGCTGGCACCGATTTTGCAGTATCTGCAGGTGCCGCCCTGCACCCCCACGGCGGTGCAGCTGGCTGCCGCCCCGGCCGCTGCGCTTGATGTGCTGGGTATGCTCAGTCAGGACCCGGACCGGCAGTGTGCCGGTGCGGCAGTGCGCGCCGTGCTGGACGCTGACCCTGCGCTGGCCCCCGCCTACGCCGCTGTGCGCCGTGCGGTGGACACCGCCGGGGCAGAGCAGCGGGTCGCGGACACCGCCGCGCTTGAAGCCTTGCTTGGGCGGGGGCTGCGCATAAGCCCCACCCGGTTTGAAAAATACCAGAGCTGCCCCTTTGGCTATTTTCTGCAGTACATCATCAAGGCCGCGCCCCGCAAAAAGGCCGAGCTTGCCCCCAATATAAGCGGCACGCTGACCCACTGGGTGCTGGAAAACGCCCTGCGCCGCCGCGGCGAGGCGTTCAAGACGCTGACGCCGGAGGAGGTGGAGGCCCTTGTCGATGCGCTGGTGGACGAATATGTGGCCGAAAACCTGCCCGGCATGACGGTGCGGATGGACTACCTGATCGGCCGGATCCGGCGCAATCTGGTGGGGCTGCTGGGCTTTATCCAGCGCGATCTGCGGCAGTCGGGCTTTCGCCCCGTTGCGTTTGAGCTGCGCATTGATGACCGCCCCGATGCCGAAAACCCGGACGCCCCCCGCATCGACCCGGTGCAGCTTGCCGATGGGGCGGGGCATACGGTGCGCATTGTCGGCACGGTGGACCGTGTCGATGCGATGCCGCTGGAAAAACGCGGCAAGACCTATCTGCGGGTCGTGGACTACAAGACCGGCGGCAAGGAGTTCAAGCTGAAGGAGGTCTACTACGGTCTGGATTGCCAGATGCTGCTGTACCTCTTTACGCTGGAGCGCAACGCGCAGACGGCCTTCCCCGGTGCTACGGCGGCGGGGGTAGAGTACCTGCTGGCCGACCCTGCACCCGAGAGCGTTGACCGCCGCGAACTGACCGAGGAGGCCGACCCCGCGCCGACCTACCCGATGAACGGCCTGCTGCTTGATGACGAGAGCATCTACCGTGCCATGGATACCAAAGGCACCGGTGAGTTTGTGCCGCTGAGCTTCAGCACCAAGACCGGCAAGGTGCTGAACAGCAAAAGCACGCTGGCCGATGAGGCGAAGCTGGGCCGCATCCGGGATCATCTGGACGGCCTGCTCATCGATATGGCGGAAAACCTGTACAGCGGCCGCATTGATGCCGAGCCGCTCTGCCCCGGCGGCGGCAAAAGCCCCTGCACCTACTGCGACTTCCGCTGCGCCTGCACCCACCGCGACGGGGAACACGAACGGACGATTTCGATCAAGGACGACCCGTTTGCGGAATGA